The Gemmatimonadota bacterium genomic sequence CTGGTAACCAAAGCTTCGGTCTCGAGAGGCCAACTTTCGATTGCGGAGCAGAGGATACTTGGCTCACCTGGAGACACGATAGAAGGGATACTGGGTCACGAAATCTTTCATGCATTTCAGGCTATAGACGATCCGGCGAGATACAAGAACCTTAAGGAGAAAGCAAAACGAGAGAATCTCGACTTGGATCAGCAGGAGCTTGAGATCGATGCATACATTATTCAAGGCATTATAGAGAGTGAGTTAGAGCGACAACAAAGGAAGGAAGAAGAATCCAGGGAAGGGGGATAATCCAGGTGCAATCTTACTGGTTGTACATTACGACGGTGTTAGTTGTCTTCTTTGCGGTACATGCCCAATTTACCAAAGACAGGTATAAAGAAGAACTGTGCAAGTATTACGTTGTTCGTTCCGCCGCGATTTACCTTGACGGTTACCGTGTAGACCCGGATCAGAGACTTGCCTGGTTCGATGTATCAGAATTGACAGCCGCAAACTGGGAAAAGTTAATTGTCGACAATATACCAGCCAAAGGCGATTGGTTGTCGAGCAGTATAACAGCATACAGGCTTCCCAGGAAGTTCCTGACGTACGACGTCTACATGGTTTATCGAAGTAACCCGAGTTCGACTAATACAGTCTTCTTCAAGATCGGTCTCGATGATCAATTCAACTTCGTTACATTCTGGGGTTTCAGAGATCCTATTTCTACCGTTGGCGAATACGAGGTTTACCTGGGTTCCCTAGATGATATCACCATCGAAAGTGGAGACTTACCTTTAAAAAACAAGGACAAAATGGATCAGTTCATAGGTGACTGGATTCAACTTACGCAGTACGGGAAGCATCCAGGTTACTTCAAGATCATATCAAACGATTTTGAAGTGACAAACAATGTTGTGGAAGGGACCTGTCAGACTGCAGAATTCCATGAAGCTGATCCAATGTTTGGGGGTAATAAAGTTCGATACAAGGAGTGGTCGTACCGCATATCAGGTCTTGGTCTATCTCATCTTGAACTTTTGTCCCAACGGGAAGATGAAGACCTGTCTGTGATTTTTGGTACATAGATTTGATAGTATTGAAACCCTTCTACACGGGAGATGAAAATGGCACAGACTGAGTACCTTATCATTGTTGAAAAATATGGCCCAAGAGCGTACGGCGCATACGTCCCTGAGCTTCCGGGCATCGGGGTTGCCGGGAAGACCGTATGTGAGGTTCGTAAATTGGTCGCCGACGCGATCAGGCTGTATCTCGAAGAACATGATAGGGATAGTGAC encodes the following:
- a CDS encoding type II toxin-antitoxin system HicB family antitoxin, producing the protein MKMAQTEYLIIVEKYGPRAYGAYVPELPGIGVAGKTVCEVRKLVADAIRLYLEEHDRDSD